A segment of the Deltaproteobacteria bacterium genome:
TTTTTTGTAGAGAAGCTTCAGTCTCGTCTACCGAAATCCCGAGTATCTCAGTTTTAGATTTTGATTTGGCTGCGGCGTAAGCAAGCCCAGCTTGGGTACCTCCAGAGCTTGAGGCTAAAACGATTCTATTAAAAGGTGAAAGGTTCACATCCCGGAGCTGCTGAGTAAGTTCAATAAATGCTTCGCGATAGGCCCTCGCCCCGATTCCGTTGCTTCCCCCGATAGGAATGACATAGGGATTTCTCCCACTATCGGAAAGTGTGCGTGAAACCTCCGCCATCTTTGAATCACGGTCCTGCCCGTCAAGGGTCCACTCGATATCCGCACCCAGCAAACGTGATAGAAAGAGATTGCCCGTATTCTCGCGGTGGCCAGCTCCCCCAAGTACCAAAGTAACCTTTAGATCATGACGAGCAGCTGCCGCGGCGGTTTGTCGGCAGTGATTACTCTGGGGAGCGCCGGCCGTAATCAAAGTATCGGCTTCGCGCGCGATGGCGTCCGCAACAAGGTATTCCAGTTTCCTTGTTTTGTTACCGCCCAGTGCTAGGCCGGTCTGGTCGTCGCGTTTAATCCACAAGTCGATTCCCAGCTCTTCGCTTAACGCATCGAGTGGTTCAATGGGTGTGGGCAGGTGCGCCATACGCAACCTGGACACTTCTTTCATCTAAGTCCCCTTATTGAAGCTACAAATTGCCACATCCTGGCGAACCAGCCAAGATTCTATGCAAGGATGTGTAGACAAAGGTGCATTTTCTGTTAATCAACCTGAAGCTTTAGGAGTAGAATCTATATCATGTATGTCGATGTTCATGCCCACCTGATCCATCCCAAGTTTACGGGTGAAGAAGACGAAGTCGCACAACGCGCCAAAGAGAAGGGGCTTGAGTACATTATTGTGAACGGTCTAGAACCCGTATCTAACCGAGAGGTACTCAAGCTTTGCGATCGACACGACCATCTCCTCCCTGCACTGGGTATCTACCCACTTGATGCAATGGCCGCACAGATTCACGAGAGCGGAAGCTGGGATCACCCTTTTGAACCACCGACCGTGTTTGATGTGGATGCTGAAATTGAATTCATCGACAGCCAAGCATCTCGCCTGGTTGCAATAGGTGAAATTGGCATCGATCAACACTGGGTCAAAGACCATCCAGCCGCTCAGGAAAGAGTCTTTTGTAAACTCGTTGAAGTGGCTCAAAAGCACGACTTGCCAATCATCATCCACAGTCGTAAGGCTGAAAGACGCTGCTTCGAAATTCTCCAAGAGATGAATGTAAAGAAAGCAGATTTCCACTGCTATGGCGGCAAACTGAAATTAGCGAAGCAGATTGCGGCGGCAGGTTATTACCTCTCCATCCCGCCGGTTGTTGTTAAAGCAGAGTCGTTTCAACGCATTGTCCAAGAGCTACCCATTGAGCAACTGCTCACCGAAACAGATTGTCCCTATATGGGACCAGATCCAGGTGAGCGTAACGAGCCCGCCAATGTACCTCGAGGAATCGAGGCCATGGCCAAGGCGCGAGATCTCTCTGTTGAGGAAATGGCACAGGCAGTACGTGATAACTTCAGAACACTCTTTGGGTATTAAGACTCAGTTTCAGAGGTCGTAAATATTGTCTTTAAGGTGGTGTGAGCTTCTTTGGCCACATCAGGCGTTGCATAGGCCCTGAAGACCCCGACGCGATATGAGACATGACTTTTACCTACCCAAGGCCAGATCGCAGTAAATAGAATCGTCGAATCATCTAAAATTTTGGTATGCAATCTTTGCTCATCACGTAGGCCTGAGAGGTAAGTCACCATATGCCTTATCTCTTCGGATGCATCGCCTATGCTCGACTCGTCCCAAACCTTGTCAAAACCATCTTCGACCTTTGCCAGCAGTTCTGTCGCTGCCTCGCCCTGTAAGACCATGAGTGCTGTACAAAATCTTTCATCCCAGCCCCACCGTAGAGCTGTTCCCAAATCTGCATAAATTTGTTTGAGAGAATCTTCCAACATGGCCACCTCAAATTTCTCAATTCACCGCCACCCAAAGGTTACCGATGATACATCTGTGGTACATCTTCCTATCGATCTTGAACT
Coding sequences within it:
- a CDS encoding D-cysteine desulfhydrase family protein; translation: MKEVSRLRMAHLPTPIEPLDALSEELGIDLWIKRDDQTGLALGGNKTRKLEYLVADAIAREADTLITAGAPQSNHCRQTAAAAARHDLKVTLVLGGAGHRENTGNLFLSRLLGADIEWTLDGQDRDSKMAEVSRTLSDSGRNPYVIPIGGSNGIGARAYREAFIELTQQLRDVNLSPFNRIVLASSSGGTQAGLAYAAAKSKSKTEILGISVDETEASLQKIVADLTRACGQELQSQFKLEPEDICVVDDYSKAGYAVMTEREREAIEMFARKEAILLDPVYTGRAAAGLIDMCRTGRISQGERILFWHTGGAPALFPYATELSS
- a CDS encoding TatD family hydrolase; translated protein: MYVDVHAHLIHPKFTGEEDEVAQRAKEKGLEYIIVNGLEPVSNREVLKLCDRHDHLLPALGIYPLDAMAAQIHESGSWDHPFEPPTVFDVDAEIEFIDSQASRLVAIGEIGIDQHWVKDHPAAQERVFCKLVEVAQKHDLPIIIHSRKAERRCFEILQEMNVKKADFHCYGGKLKLAKQIAAAGYYLSIPPVVVKAESFQRIVQELPIEQLLTETDCPYMGPDPGERNEPANVPRGIEAMAKARDLSVEEMAQAVRDNFRTLFGY